A section of the Candidatus Thioglobus autotrophicus genome encodes:
- a CDS encoding pentapeptide repeat-containing protein, with protein MILKTLLTALFFVFVFSQPVFAVESEDAKIAQNLLKFNALNACVGCDLSRVNLTKANLTRADLIEANLTEADLTGANLSGAFLTGANLSGAFLREANLTGADLSKANLKYATLHRANLGKANLTEADLTGAHLSGAFLREANLTGADLTGAYLTGADLKEAILHRANLTDADLTETKLKNAEIKGAIFCNTKTPWGLDNSGCKK; from the coding sequence ATGATATTGAAAACACTACTAACAGCTTTATTTTTTGTATTTGTATTCTCACAACCTGTATTCGCAGTAGAGAGTGAAGACGCTAAGATAGCACAAAATCTTTTAAAATTTAACGCATTAAACGCCTGCGTAGGATGTGATTTATCAAGAGTAAACCTTACAAAAGCAAACCTTACAAGAGCAGACCTTATAGAAGCAAATCTTACAGAAGCAGACCTTACAGGAGCAAACCTTTCAGGAGCATTCCTTACAGGAGCAAACCTTTCAGGAGCATTCCTTAGAGAAGCAAACCTTACAGGAGCAGACCTTTCAAAAGCAAACCTAAAATACGCAACACTTCATCGAGCAAACCTTGGAAAAGCAAATCTTACAGAAGCAGACCTTACAGGAGCACACCTTTCAGGAGCATTCCTTAGAGAAGCAAACCTTACAGGAGCAGACCTTACAGGAGCATACCTTACAGGAGCAGACCTTAAGGAAGCAATACTTCATCGAGCAAACCTTACAGATGCAGACCTTACAGAAACCAAATTAAAAAATGCAGAAATTAAAGGAGCTATCTTCTGTAATACAAAAACACCGTGGGGTTTGGACAATTCAGGCTGTAAAAAATAA
- a CDS encoding c-type cytochrome, producing the protein MVLIFLGGPIKANSIIGIKQVSLIEYDEQLCSSELVIIRGDLAKLTKITTPELYKKGLKIRIDGAFRTLNWICRGVIDNNLNVSYLFKELEQLFIAKKFQELYLKLDFLIKKYPLNLDQYLPGSASKKDTKVGMKIYQHYCHGCHLSHNDQIKMPALSLEIMAKNLSSEEFIARMIAGVKGNGVIALRNPLSRKDISSIYSYLLYKE; encoded by the coding sequence ATGGTACTTATCTTTTTAGGTGGTCCCATAAAGGCCAATTCTATTATTGGTATAAAACAAGTGTCTTTAATTGAATATGATGAGCAACTATGTAGTTCAGAGCTGGTTATTATTAGAGGCGATCTTGCAAAGCTAACCAAAATAACAACGCCTGAATTATATAAAAAAGGGTTAAAAATCCGAATAGATGGAGCTTTTAGAACACTTAACTGGATTTGCAGAGGGGTTATTGATAATAACCTCAATGTTTCATATTTATTTAAAGAGTTAGAGCAATTGTTTATAGCAAAAAAGTTTCAAGAGTTGTATTTGAAGCTTGATTTTTTAATAAAAAAATATCCACTAAATCTTGATCAATACTTACCAGGTAGCGCATCAAAAAAAGATACAAAGGTTGGGATGAAAATTTATCAGCATTATTGCCACGGCTGTCATTTGAGCCATAACGACCAAATAAAGATGCCAGCATTATCATTAGAGATAATGGCTAAAAATCTTTCATCTGAAGAGTTTATTGCGCGTATGATTGCCGGAGTTAAGGGTAATGGTGTAATTGCGCTAAGAAACCCTTTGAGTCGTAAAGATATTTCCAGTATTTATAGCTATTTACTGTATAAAGAATAA
- a CDS encoding tetratricopeptide repeat protein translates to MAKKNIYLLLIAAVMSISFILDAKLESSLNSNQFYGYNLAAALVFNFLFFAWCVEHAKYHNVEPPLTLSIILLGPLGILIYFFRRFGFKKGLSNTFKSMGFVFIVGSSVVWVAENLMVKESVQEIEVNKRFETLFYKTWIQAKLGNDATVQFNLAAMYYHALGVSQDYSRAIYWYQKSAEQENPKAQYNLALMYIDGQGTQVNYKEAVRWLLRASELGDPKAQHNLALMYIDGQGTQVNYKEAVKWLLRASELGYPNAQHNLALVYEKGLGIGKDYTEAIKWYVKSAEQGFAKAQYNLGILYTFNNDIQHDYKLAIKWYQKAANQGHINAQTNLGWMYHKGNGTDKNNKKAVKWYKKAAEGGDFMAKNNLAVMYLEAEGVKKDIVKAKLLIEEALNGSDIEASKLAKDNWNEYELWKY, encoded by the coding sequence ATGGCAAAGAAAAATATTTACTTATTGTTAATTGCGGCAGTCATGTCTATATCTTTTATTTTGGATGCAAAACTCGAGAGCAGTCTTAATAGCAACCAATTTTATGGATACAATTTAGCTGCAGCTTTAGTATTTAATTTTTTATTCTTTGCTTGGTGTGTAGAGCATGCCAAATATCATAATGTTGAGCCACCACTTACTTTATCAATAATACTCTTAGGGCCTTTAGGGATTCTAATTTACTTTTTTAGACGCTTTGGATTTAAGAAGGGTTTATCTAATACATTTAAGTCTATGGGCTTTGTGTTTATTGTTGGCAGTTCTGTTGTATGGGTAGCAGAGAATCTTATGGTTAAGGAGAGCGTGCAAGAAATTGAAGTAAATAAAAGGTTTGAGACATTATTTTATAAGACATGGATACAAGCCAAACTTGGAAACGATGCTACAGTTCAATTTAATTTGGCGGCAATGTATTATCATGCCTTAGGCGTGTCACAAGATTATTCTCGAGCTATATACTGGTATCAAAAATCAGCTGAACAAGAAAACCCTAAAGCTCAATATAACTTGGCTTTGATGTATATTGATGGCCAAGGAACACAAGTGAATTATAAGGAGGCAGTTAGATGGCTATTAAGAGCATCTGAACTTGGAGACCCTAAAGCTCAACATAACTTGGCTCTGATGTATATTGATGGCCAAGGAACACAAGTGAATTATAAGGAAGCAGTTAAATGGCTATTAAGAGCATCTGAACTTGGATACCCTAACGCTCAACATAACTTGGCTCTCGTTTATGAAAAAGGCTTGGGCATAGGTAAGGATTACACTGAAGCCATTAAATGGTATGTCAAATCGGCAGAGCAAGGGTTTGCAAAAGCACAATATAATTTAGGCATATTGTATACTTTTAACAACGATATACAACATGATTATAAATTAGCAATAAAGTGGTATCAAAAGGCGGCAAATCAAGGTCATATTAATGCGCAAACTAATCTAGGTTGGATGTATCACAAAGGAAATGGGACTGATAAAAACAACAAAAAAGCTGTTAAATGGTATAAAAAAGCAGCAGAAGGTGGTGATTTTATGGCTAAAAACAATTTGGCAGTAATGTATCTTGAAGCAGAAGGTGTCAAGAAAGATATAGTTAAGGCAAAACTTTTAATTGAAGAAGCTTTAAATGGAAGTGATATTGAAGCGAGTAAGCTAGCTAAAGATAATTGGAATGAATATGAATTATGGAAGTATTAA
- a CDS encoding DUF1826 domain-containing protein, with amino-acid sequence MLSTNPIHTTKPEFIHSIPLVSQHASQGESPTIFTDIYQEGVNIAIWKRNLPSETQGSVKKFLALNPKFQSEMIVTPQNIFSRVSESLDGVSGVNNLTKLKRDIAELADMFCCLFEIEQVGLRLQSLDSVMCPRFHVDRVPCRLVTTYQGVATEWLPHEAINHTKLGRGSNGLPDNISGLYKNHSDIQKLNYGDVALLKGTLWQENGDLGLVHRSPEIFSEENRLLLTLDFVQ; translated from the coding sequence ATGTTATCTACCAACCCTATTCATACCACTAAACCCGAATTTATTCATAGCATACCTTTGGTATCGCAACACGCATCACAAGGAGAAAGCCCAACTATCTTTACAGATATTTACCAAGAAGGTGTCAATATCGCTATTTGGAAGCGCAATCTACCTTCAGAAACTCAAGGCTCGGTGAAAAAGTTTTTAGCTTTAAACCCTAAATTTCAATCAGAAATGATCGTAACACCACAAAATATATTTTCACGCGTTAGCGAATCTCTTGATGGTGTTAGTGGTGTTAATAATTTAACAAAATTAAAAAGAGATATTGCTGAACTTGCCGATATGTTTTGTTGTTTGTTTGAGATTGAGCAAGTGGGCTTGCGGTTGCAATCTCTTGATAGTGTTATGTGTCCAAGATTCCATGTTGACAGAGTTCCTTGTCGCCTTGTTACTACATACCAAGGTGTAGCCACAGAATGGTTGCCACATGAAGCTATTAATCATACTAAATTAGGCAGAGGGAGCAATGGCCTACCTGATAATATATCTGGACTATATAAAAATCATAGCGATATTCAAAAGCTTAATTATGGAGATGTGGCATTACTCAAAGGCACACTTTGGCAAGAAAATGGAGATTTAGGCCTGGTTCACCGTTCACCGGAAATTTTTAGTGAAGAAAATCGTTTGCTGTTGACTTTAGATTTTGTTCAATAA
- a CDS encoding YeeE/YedE thiosulfate transporter family protein, protein MDFFKKSLDPRIALVAIAFFDIFLFLILGAWTVGGGETMMTGLAAELIIGDKINEIPFWQIVFPPDFGYWKIYISLGMLFGAFVGAKLSNEFFWRFPGSLSEWVMITIGGLMMGIGIRLAFVCNVSTFFGLTPQLNLGGYLSMTGIIAGAWVGSHIYKKVLGF, encoded by the coding sequence ATGGACTTTTTTAAAAAATCACTTGATCCAAGAATTGCATTAGTGGCTATTGCTTTTTTTGATATTTTTCTTTTTTTGATTTTAGGTGCATGGACAGTTGGAGGTGGCGAAACAATGATGACTGGCTTAGCCGCTGAGTTAATTATAGGAGATAAAATTAATGAAATACCTTTCTGGCAAATAGTATTTCCACCTGATTTCGGTTATTGGAAAATTTACATTTCTCTTGGCATGCTTTTTGGCGCATTTGTTGGGGCAAAGTTAAGCAATGAATTCTTTTGGCGCTTTCCAGGTAGTTTATCTGAATGGGTAATGATTACTATAGGTGGCCTTATGATGGGTATTGGAATACGCCTGGCTTTTGTTTGCAACGTCTCAACATTCTTTGGTTTGACGCCACAACTAAACCTTGGAGGCTATCTATCAATGACCGGGATTATTGCAGGCGCCTGGGTCGGTTCTCATATTTATAAAAAAGTTTTAGGATTTTAA
- a CDS encoding sulfurtransferase TusA family protein codes for MGLFTKKVTEKVTNISDNDPTITLDNGDVINVTKTIDCLGFSCPRPQLMTKGAMNDAKSGDIVKIVIDNPTSMESLASMQSELSSTHLGTVFSDQSWKVLLQKN; via the coding sequence ATGGGTTTATTTACAAAAAAAGTGACTGAAAAAGTGACTAACATCAGCGACAATGATCCCACAATAACCCTTGATAACGGAGACGTGATAAATGTTACAAAAACTATCGATTGCCTTGGATTCTCATGCCCTAGACCGCAGTTAATGACCAAAGGCGCAATGAATGATGCCAAGAGTGGTGATATTGTCAAGATAGTCATTGATAATCCCACTTCAATGGAATCTTTAGCATCAATGCAGTCGGAGTTAAGTAGTACACATTTAGGAACAGTTTTTTCTGATCAGAGCTGGAAAGTTCTTTTACAAAAAAATTAA
- a CDS encoding YagK/YfjJ domain-containing protein, with protein sequence MKKPRNRKTVINDGWIDYNGEKIEICNSSKFGIYKKILLSFIEQLDTAIQIHGRVLVLRSDFHMNFYTSDNKIFSNYIKNIKQYLKRHYDITNIGYQWVREQEKAKKQHYHLVLMLDGNKIRHPSKLNKIMKSKWLPRGHMHIPENCFYLIDKDNIEKQRPEAIYRASYMAKSRGKGVRPAQTKDFYCSRLKLKNCA encoded by the coding sequence ATGAAAAAACCAAGAAACAGAAAAACTGTAATTAATGATGGATGGATAGATTACAACGGAGAAAAGATAGAGATATGCAACTCATCAAAATTTGGCATTTATAAAAAAATACTACTGTCTTTTATAGAGCAGTTAGATACGGCAATACAAATTCACGGCAGGGTGTTGGTACTTAGAAGTGATTTCCACATGAATTTCTATACAAGCGACAATAAAATATTCTCTAATTATATTAAGAATATCAAGCAGTATCTCAAAAGACATTATGACATAACTAATATAGGTTATCAGTGGGTACGAGAGCAAGAAAAGGCTAAAAAGCAACACTATCATCTTGTACTGATGTTGGATGGCAACAAAATTAGACATCCTAGTAAATTAAACAAAATCATGAAGAGCAAGTGGCTACCTAGAGGGCATATGCACATACCTGAAAACTGTTTTTATTTGATTGATAAAGACAATATTGAAAAGCAAAGACCTGAGGCTATCTATAGAGCCTCATATATGGCTAAATCAAGAGGAAAAGGAGTTAGACCAGCACAAACCAAGGATTTCTACTGTAGCCGTTTAAAACTTAAAAATTGTGCCTAA
- a CDS encoding ABC transporter ATP-binding protein yields the protein MILNTNSLQYTYQNGKVISFPDIEIKAGQKVLIIGFSGSGKTTLLNLIAGALKIQSGEVSLLGNSYSSMSSTELDRLRADHIGYIFQTLNLIPFLSVAENISLGVKFSHSRGLLVSNLTVEIERLLKSLGLDKEVLDNPVDNLSIGQQQRVAVARALLGSPNLILADEPTSALDQDSTNNFLNEVMQTFNPESQAILMVSHDLSLAPHFDTVIDFNKANV from the coding sequence GTGATTTTAAATACCAATAGTCTTCAATATACTTATCAAAATGGGAAAGTTATTAGCTTTCCCGATATTGAGATTAAAGCTGGTCAAAAGGTCCTCATCATTGGATTTTCTGGATCTGGAAAAACAACCTTATTAAATTTAATTGCCGGTGCTTTAAAGATCCAATCTGGAGAGGTAAGCTTACTTGGAAATAGCTATTCATCCATGTCTTCTACCGAGCTAGATAGACTTAGGGCAGATCATATTGGTTATATTTTTCAAACACTTAATTTGATTCCGTTTTTATCTGTTGCTGAAAACATCTCATTAGGCGTTAAGTTTTCGCATAGCAGGGGTTTGCTTGTTAGTAACTTGACAGTGGAAATTGAAAGACTGCTTAAGTCGCTTGGGCTAGATAAAGAAGTGCTAGATAATCCTGTTGATAATCTTAGTATTGGCCAACAACAGCGAGTTGCTGTTGCTAGGGCGCTACTTGGAAGTCCTAATTTGATTCTTGCAGATGAGCCCACTTCTGCACTTGATCAAGACTCAACCAATAATTTCTTAAATGAGGTGATGCAAACATTCAATCCGGAGAGTCAAGCGATACTTATGGTTAGCCACGACTTATCGCTTGCGCCACACTTTGATACAGTGATTGATTTTAATAAAGCCAATGTTTAA
- a CDS encoding ZrgA family zinc uptake protein — MNKSIVASLLIATSVSVDANEKRHASAHVHGLNNVEMLLSQNQLNVMYQMPMVQINAEHDHDDHEEGGLIAFIEELFGHGHDDHHDHEEEEGHDNEHEHKESHKDEHGHEDHDEDKIVVPENLSEKLAEFKDNTELFKLASAAKCSIVDYDSELHQVSSESKHKDIELSYQFKCSNPERLDSIEFTAFKHFPGLNVIVLDALINNKAISKKIDSDDGKVVW; from the coding sequence ATGAATAAATCAATCGTAGCATCATTATTAATAGCAACAAGTGTATCGGTCGATGCGAATGAAAAAAGGCATGCGAGCGCCCATGTGCATGGGTTAAATAATGTGGAAATGCTTCTTAGTCAAAATCAATTGAATGTGATGTATCAAATGCCAATGGTGCAGATTAATGCTGAACACGATCATGATGATCACGAAGAAGGTGGACTGATTGCTTTTATAGAAGAGTTATTTGGCCATGGCCACGATGATCATCATGACCATGAGGAGGAAGAGGGTCATGATAACGAGCATGAGCACAAAGAATCACACAAAGATGAGCATGGACATGAAGATCATGATGAGGACAAGATAGTAGTACCGGAGAACCTATCAGAAAAATTAGCTGAATTTAAAGACAACACTGAGTTGTTTAAATTAGCATCTGCTGCAAAGTGTTCTATTGTAGATTATGATTCTGAACTTCATCAGGTTTCAAGTGAATCTAAGCATAAAGATATTGAATTGTCTTATCAGTTTAAGTGTAGCAATCCTGAGAGGCTTGATAGCATTGAGTTTACTGCCTTTAAACATTTTCCAGGGCTAAATGTAATTGTTTTAGATGCACTTATTAATAACAAGGCGATTTCTAAAAAAATAGACTCGGATGATGGTAAAGTTGTTTGGTGA
- a CDS encoding sulfurtransferase has product MKVKTQKNGEAMMLKNKLLIFTTMLFAMVLQANASITIGTPLVSTYWLSDHKDKVIVLDVQKKIKKDMKTIAGAVLVDWSKVRAKKTEEGMGLIKMLPTKVEFNKHMQSLGVNNNSAIVITTSGDGASNIFLGTRLYWQLKYYGHDNVAMLDGGNAKWNNEKKAMGHGATLSKGSFVSTTERKELLATTSDVEKAVESGDTVLVDSREEDQYLGLFYKKKYVYKAGHIPGGKSAFGGTFLKHKGKTFQTKKNIADIFKAKGITTTGKGIAYCNSGHWGSGTWFIQHEILGNKNFKLYDGSMHAWTKGNKRLVNKIIYE; this is encoded by the coding sequence ATGAAAGTAAAAACACAAAAAAACGGAGAAGCAATGATGTTAAAAAACAAACTATTAATATTTACAACAATGTTATTTGCAATGGTATTACAAGCAAATGCATCAATAACTATTGGTACACCATTAGTAAGCACCTATTGGTTATCAGATCATAAAGACAAAGTAATTGTGCTCGATGTACAAAAAAAGATAAAAAAAGATATGAAGACAATAGCTGGGGCGGTTTTGGTTGACTGGTCTAAAGTTAGAGCCAAAAAAACAGAAGAAGGAATGGGGTTAATTAAAATGCTTCCCACCAAAGTAGAGTTTAATAAGCACATGCAAAGTTTAGGTGTGAATAATAATAGTGCAATAGTAATTACAACATCAGGAGATGGTGCTTCTAATATATTTTTAGGAACAAGGTTGTATTGGCAGCTAAAATACTATGGTCACGATAATGTAGCAATGTTAGATGGTGGTAATGCAAAATGGAATAACGAGAAGAAAGCAATGGGTCATGGCGCAACACTTTCTAAAGGTAGTTTTGTTTCAACAACTGAAAGAAAGGAGCTTCTGGCTACAACATCAGATGTAGAAAAAGCTGTAGAAAGTGGAGATACTGTGTTGGTTGATAGTAGAGAAGAGGACCAATATTTAGGATTGTTTTATAAGAAAAAGTATGTTTATAAAGCAGGACATATCCCTGGTGGTAAATCGGCTTTTGGTGGAACATTCTTAAAGCATAAAGGAAAGACCTTTCAAACAAAGAAAAACATAGCGGATATTTTTAAGGCTAAAGGAATAACGACTACAGGAAAGGGCATAGCTTATTGTAATAGTGGTCATTGGGGAAGTGGAACATGGTTTATACAACATGAGATTTTAGGCAATAAAAACTTCAAGCTATATGATGGTTCAATGCATGCTTGGACAAAAGGAAACAAGAGACTTGTAAATAAAATTATTTACGAATAA
- a CDS encoding ABC transporter permease gives MFKLLFKSIRSRILPVSLVTITLMASMVLLLSIERIQKATEEGFNQSISGVDAIIGPRSSSLELVLYTVFHIGRPTNNITMQTVDDIKQRKDIDWLVPIALGDSHQGFRVIATEKNYFQHIKYAGDRSLSMSSGSAFNQISEAVIGADVAKKLNYKIGSSLQISHGSGESIGMKHDDFSFKVSGILNKTGTPIDQAIFVDLKGYELIHIGWQSGKKLFSLDRFDMSSITNDELTPKTVTAAFVGLKSKLTLFKFAKSIQKYSDEAISAVIPGIALSQLWSVIGLVDKGFELLSWIIIVISLIAMVTLIISSIENRKREMTIYRANGASAFFLSKLVVFEALLIGVTAIIGAIVFVTIVSYLATDQINVALGITPKFEWVSLEEVKIFGIILLAGVLSSLVPAIMVFRKNIHHGLS, from the coding sequence ATGTTTAAGTTGTTATTCAAATCAATTCGCTCAAGAATACTGCCAGTGTCTTTAGTGACAATAACATTGATGGCATCAATGGTTTTGTTGTTAAGTATTGAGCGTATACAGAAGGCTACAGAAGAGGGTTTTAATCAAAGTATATCAGGCGTTGATGCAATTATTGGTCCACGATCAAGCTCTCTTGAGCTTGTGCTTTATACGGTGTTTCATATTGGTCGACCTACTAATAATATCACCATGCAAACGGTTGATGATATTAAACAAAGAAAAGACATAGATTGGCTTGTACCGATTGCTTTAGGGGATAGTCATCAAGGTTTTAGAGTGATAGCCACTGAAAAAAACTACTTTCAACATATTAAGTATGCGGGAGATAGGTCACTTTCCATGTCTAGTGGTTCGGCCTTTAATCAGATTTCTGAGGCGGTAATTGGCGCAGATGTTGCAAAAAAATTAAATTACAAGATAGGCTCAAGTTTACAAATTAGCCATGGATCTGGTGAATCTATTGGTATGAAGCATGATGACTTTTCATTTAAAGTTTCTGGCATACTAAATAAAACAGGTACTCCAATAGACCAAGCTATTTTTGTAGATTTAAAAGGATATGAGTTGATTCATATTGGTTGGCAAAGTGGCAAAAAACTCTTCAGTCTTGATAGATTCGATATGTCTTCAATAACAAATGATGAGCTAACTCCTAAAACGGTCACCGCTGCTTTTGTGGGTTTAAAATCAAAGCTAACATTATTCAAGTTTGCTAAAAGTATACAAAAATATTCAGATGAAGCCATTTCTGCAGTGATTCCAGGAATTGCACTATCTCAATTGTGGTCAGTTATTGGTCTTGTTGATAAAGGATTTGAATTGTTAAGTTGGATAATTATTGTGATTAGTTTAATCGCTATGGTCACACTTATTATTTCTAGTATTGAAAATAGAAAACGTGAAATGACTATATATAGGGCTAATGGCGCTAGCGCATTCTTTTTATCTAAACTGGTGGTATTTGAGGCGCTATTAATAGGTGTAACTGCAATTATTGGCGCTATTGTATTTGTTACAATTGTTAGTTATCTTGCGACTGATCAAATAAATGTAGCTCTGGGCATCACCCCTAAGTTTGAGTGGGTTAGTTTAGAGGAAGTAAAGATATTTGGTATTATTTTGTTAGCTGGTGTATTAAGTAGTCTTGTGCCAGCGATAATGGTCTTTAGAAAAAACATACATCATGGTTTGAGTTAA
- a CDS encoding DUF3299 domain-containing protein — translation MVNKFIVVILLFFSSVSFAKEVSDEYLSQLVDGWNLLAPSELYDFIPENIDYKTMNSPEFQKKIDNAGNQINSLMDGKVIEIAGFMVPLKTKGSSVTQFLLVPEAGQCIHVPPPPLNQTLLVEMPENPTNIRDIYIPIIVTGKVSVGSQSFDIADSGYSLTDVTVENLTFKYEDDL, via the coding sequence ATGGTTAATAAATTTATTGTTGTTATATTGTTATTTTTCTCATCTGTTTCTTTTGCTAAAGAGGTTTCAGATGAGTATCTAAGTCAGTTGGTCGACGGCTGGAATTTATTGGCGCCGTCTGAATTATATGACTTCATTCCAGAAAATATTGATTATAAAACCATGAATAGTCCTGAATTTCAAAAAAAAATTGATAATGCCGGCAATCAAATTAATAGCTTAATGGATGGAAAGGTTATTGAAATTGCTGGATTTATGGTGCCATTAAAAACTAAAGGTTCTAGTGTTACACAGTTTTTATTAGTGCCAGAAGCCGGGCAATGTATTCATGTTCCACCACCACCTTTAAATCAAACGCTGTTGGTTGAAATGCCTGAAAACCCTACGAATATTAGAGACATCTATATCCCTATTATTGTTACTGGAAAAGTTTCAGTTGGCTCTCAAAGCTTTGATATAGCAGACAGCGGTTATTCATTGACTGATGTAACTGTTGAAAATCTAACTTTTAAGTATGAGGATGATCTTTAA
- a CDS encoding Fur family transcriptional regulator, whose translation MIDKSELLNRCTKAGKSVTPQRMAIIKQLSKSSHGVSAYDLLEQVNAAGHEFNISTIYRVLDFWTEMGVVHKIESNNTYLVCNDSHDNHLHILFHCTKCHEIEESCQFSKQISIPDNKKFIAKKNQVVELQGLCSGCKIA comes from the coding sequence ATGATTGATAAAAGTGAATTGTTAAACAGGTGCACAAAGGCAGGAAAAAGTGTCACACCCCAAAGAATGGCTATTATTAAACAATTATCAAAATCAAGTCATGGTGTTTCAGCCTATGATTTGTTAGAGCAAGTGAACGCTGCTGGTCATGAATTTAATATTAGCACCATCTATAGAGTTCTTGATTTTTGGACTGAAATGGGGGTTGTGCACAAAATTGAATCTAATAATACATATCTAGTTTGTAACGATTCGCATGACAACCATCTACATATTTTGTTTCATTGCACTAAATGCCATGAAATTGAAGAGTCCTGTCAATTTTCAAAACAAATATCTATCCCTGATAATAAAAAGTTTATAGCTAAAAAAAACCAAGTAGTAGAATTGCAAGGGTTGTGTAGTGGTTGTAAAATTGCCTAA
- a CDS encoding YeeE/YedE thiosulfate transporter family protein: MSVIGEILVAFLFGSIVGLLVQRSRFCNTAALRDAILFKTYRNTEALLLAMMVLTIGFTTFITFGLGHTMKFDVGLNQVIGLFIFGIGMVLAGACTVSTWVKSGEGNVGAIWALIFTFIGMFLFSLLWSFDYWPPAPIAMTGEPNLETLQLGFANAETLQEKTGIPAIFFGLIQFAVLLFIYLKIQAKKSLQTTGDK, from the coding sequence ATGTCAGTAATTGGTGAAATTTTAGTCGCATTTTTATTTGGATCTATAGTTGGATTACTAGTACAACGCTCTAGATTTTGCAATACAGCAGCTCTAAGAGATGCAATATTGTTTAAAACCTATCGAAATACTGAAGCTTTATTGCTTGCTATGATGGTTTTGACCATAGGATTTACAACATTTATTACCTTTGGTCTAGGCCATACCATGAAATTTGATGTTGGCCTTAATCAGGTTATCGGCTTATTTATATTTGGAATAGGTATGGTTCTTGCAGGTGCGTGCACCGTATCGACATGGGTTAAGTCTGGTGAAGGTAATGTTGGTGCAATCTGGGCATTAATATTTACCTTTATAGGTATGTTTTTATTCTCATTACTTTGGTCATTTGATTACTGGCCGCCCGCTCCTATTGCGATGACTGGTGAGCCTAATCTAGAAACCCTTCAGCTAGGATTTGCAAATGCAGAAACACTCCAAGAAAAAACTGGAATCCCAGCAATATTCTTTGGACTAATACAGTTTGCAGTTTTACTTTTCATATATTTAAAAATTCAAGCAAAAAAATCTTTACAAACAACAGGAGATAAGTAA
- a CDS encoding ribbon-helix-helix domain-containing protein: MSTLFSDRKLKHLFNVCSTEQVKEFVPLKRSIRIHGHGTTIRLEEAYWTVLEQMAEDEELSLAKLLELISDTCLVANDKNLASCLRVLCLKYINIYY; the protein is encoded by the coding sequence ATGTCCACATTATTTTCTGATCGTAAACTTAAGCACTTGTTTAACGTTTGCTCAACTGAACAAGTAAAAGAGTTCGTCCCACTTAAGAGAAGTATTCGCATACATGGGCATGGTACGACCATTAGACTGGAAGAAGCTTATTGGACAGTTTTAGAGCAAATGGCGGAAGATGAAGAGTTGTCATTGGCAAAATTGCTGGAGCTGATTAGCGACACCTGTTTAGTGGCAAATGATAAAAACCTTGCCTCTTGTTTGCGAGTATTATGTTTAAAGTATATTAATATTTATTATTAG